One Streptomyces sp. 840.1 genomic window, CCCACTGTTACGACCTCTGTGCCGAGCACAGTGAGCGGCTGACCGCGCCACGCGGCTGGGAGGTCGTCCGGCTCTCCGACCCCTCCGCGCCCGTGCGCCCCAGCGGCGACGACCTCGAAGCGCTCGCCAACGCCGTCCGGGAAGCGGCGCGTCCGCAGGACCGGGGCGACGGGCCCAGGGGCGGCGGCGGCCGTCGCAGCGCCGATCCGGCGGAGGTCGCCCGCCGGGGCCACCTCCGGGTACTGCGCTCGCCCGAGTCCTGAGCGGACGCCGGTACGCCCGGCGCACAGGGGGTTCTGGGCCGCCGGGTAGTTTGGCGGTCCGAAGAAACCCTCAGGAGGACCGTCCCGTGACTGCAGACCTGTCGCAGCTCGTGAAGGCGTACGACGTTCGCG contains:
- a CDS encoding DUF3499 domain-containing protein, with the protein product MSPVRRCSRTACGRPAVATLTYVYADSTAVLGPLATYAEPHCYDLCAEHSERLTAPRGWEVVRLSDPSAPVRPSGDDLEALANAVREAARPQDRGDGPRGGGGRRSADPAEVARRGHLRVLRSPES